From the Paludisphaera mucosa genome, one window contains:
- a CDS encoding tetratricopeptide repeat protein has translation MPPESDPQDLSKARTFFQYGNDAALKSNLDYAVDMYKQACKLAPDNLTFRQALRGAQRRKFQNEPSKVGRLVGMTNKPIHMRARSARGKERYTTALEICEEAFTNNPWDVTAAREASEAAERLDFFPLAQWYLESVQSEVGKDAEFHRHAAHVHELCESWPKAIAAWEAVKKIDPYDDEANRKINGLSASATIKRAKYEDQIDRKEDPKDTAADVAADLERLKQEKMSPEERLHKEIQKDPKAVWPYIELAEIFRKRSQFEHAEKILGAGLKAVPKDAMLLQNYFEVQTTRLKRAMEALTKRVDDDPTDVTSKAKLEQISRMLLDYEIKEYRRRIALSPEDHNLHFQLGLCLARDGKHGEAIGEFQLAKGSPNLKVQALLQAGMSFEADGRGKLAERTYQEALKAMEEGDTASFNAIHYQLGRVNESLGNMEAAEEHYNEVAANDYTYRDVAQRLRNLN, from the coding sequence ATGCCACCGGAGTCGGATCCCCAGGATCTCTCGAAGGCCCGCACCTTCTTCCAATACGGCAACGACGCCGCGCTCAAGTCCAATTTGGACTACGCCGTCGACATGTACAAGCAGGCCTGCAAGCTGGCCCCGGACAACCTGACGTTCCGGCAGGCCTTGCGCGGCGCCCAGCGGCGCAAGTTCCAGAACGAGCCGTCGAAGGTCGGCCGGCTCGTCGGCATGACGAACAAGCCGATCCACATGCGCGCCCGCTCCGCCCGCGGCAAGGAAAGGTACACGACGGCCCTCGAGATCTGCGAGGAGGCCTTCACCAACAACCCCTGGGACGTCACCGCCGCGCGAGAGGCGTCCGAGGCGGCCGAGCGGCTCGACTTCTTCCCGCTGGCCCAGTGGTACCTGGAGTCGGTCCAGAGCGAGGTCGGCAAGGACGCGGAGTTCCACCGCCACGCCGCCCACGTCCACGAGCTGTGCGAGTCTTGGCCCAAGGCCATCGCCGCCTGGGAGGCCGTCAAGAAGATCGACCCCTACGACGACGAGGCCAACCGCAAGATCAACGGCCTCTCCGCCAGCGCCACGATCAAGCGGGCCAAGTACGAGGACCAGATCGACAGGAAGGAAGACCCGAAGGACACCGCCGCCGACGTCGCCGCCGACCTGGAGCGGCTCAAGCAGGAGAAGATGTCGCCGGAGGAGCGCCTGCACAAGGAGATCCAGAAGGATCCCAAGGCGGTCTGGCCGTACATCGAGCTGGCCGAGATCTTCCGCAAGCGCAGCCAGTTCGAGCACGCCGAGAAGATCCTCGGCGCCGGCCTCAAGGCCGTCCCCAAGGACGCCATGCTTTTGCAGAACTACTTCGAGGTCCAGACGACCCGCCTCAAGCGGGCCATGGAAGCCCTGACCAAGCGCGTCGACGACGACCCGACCGACGTCACCTCGAAGGCCAAGCTCGAACAGATCTCGCGGATGCTCCTGGACTACGAGATCAAGGAGTACCGCCGCCGGATCGCCCTGAGCCCGGAAGACCACAACCTCCACTTCCAGCTCGGCCTCTGCCTGGCCCGCGACGGCAAGCACGGCGAGGCCATCGGCGAGTTCCAGCTCGCCAAGGGGAGCCCGAACCTGAAGGTCCAGGCCCTGTTGCAGGCCGGCATGAGCTTCGAGGCCGACGGCCGCGGCAAGCTGGCCGAGCGGACCTATCAAGAGGCCCTCAAGGCCATGGAAGAGGGCGACACCGCCAGCTTCAACGCCATCCATTACCAGCTCGGCCGCGTCAACGAGTCGCTGGGCAACATGGAAGCGGCCGAGGAGCATTACAACGAGGTGGCCGCCAACGACTACACCTACCGCGACGTCGCCCAGCGACTTCGCAACTTGAACTGA
- a CDS encoding SMP-30/gluconolactonase/LRE family protein, with the protein MEILRDAGLSALIASDRLETLADGFEFTEGPLWLPDGSILFQDIKAERTYRLGPDRKVQVLREHTGAANGQTFAADGGIVFCEQTGRRLSWMSIRSPEPVALALDWQGKRLNSPNDVVCRSDGSAYFTDPPYGVKPEDREIEFQGVFRWTADLGPVKLLEDFEKPNGLAFTPDERTLYVCDTGRYHVRAFRVREDGDLEPGVGRIFATLDPDQAGGPDGIKVDRAGRVYVAVALGVWVFEPDGRLLGILATPKRPSNLNWCDADACGLVITAVDAVHYVRFHEPGLPPVFLPRE; encoded by the coding sequence ATGGAGATACTCAGGGACGCGGGCCTGTCCGCCCTGATCGCCAGCGACCGCCTCGAAACCCTGGCCGACGGCTTCGAGTTCACCGAAGGGCCGCTCTGGCTCCCCGACGGCTCGATCCTGTTCCAGGACATCAAGGCCGAGCGGACCTACCGCCTGGGCCCCGACCGCAAGGTCCAAGTCCTTCGCGAGCACACGGGCGCGGCCAACGGCCAGACCTTCGCGGCCGACGGCGGGATCGTCTTCTGCGAGCAGACCGGCCGCCGGCTCTCGTGGATGTCGATCCGCAGCCCCGAGCCCGTGGCCCTGGCGCTCGACTGGCAGGGCAAGCGGCTGAACAGCCCGAACGACGTCGTCTGCCGCAGCGACGGCTCGGCCTACTTCACCGACCCGCCCTACGGCGTGAAGCCCGAAGATCGGGAGATCGAATTCCAGGGGGTCTTCCGCTGGACCGCCGACCTCGGCCCCGTGAAGCTGCTCGAAGACTTCGAAAAGCCCAACGGCCTGGCCTTCACGCCCGACGAGCGGACCCTCTACGTCTGCGACACCGGCCGCTACCACGTCCGGGCGTTCCGCGTCCGCGAGGACGGCGACCTCGAGCCCGGGGTGGGCCGGATCTTCGCGACCCTCGACCCCGACCAGGCCGGCGGCCCCGACGGCATCAAGGTCGACCGGGCGGGGCGGGTGTACGTCGCCGTGGCGCTGGGGGTCTGGGTCTTCGAGCCCGACGGCCGCCTGCTGGGCATCCTGGCGACCCCCAAGCGGCCCTCGAACCTCAACTGGTGCGACGCCGACGCCTGCGGCCTCGTCATCACGGCGGTGGACGCCGTCCATTACGTCCGTTTCCACGAACCCGGCCTGCCGCCCGTCTTCCTGCCCCGGGAGTGA
- the infA gene encoding translation initiation factor IF-1, translated as MAKEEPIRTEGRIVEALPNTQFMVELENGHKVLAHIAGKMRKNFIRIVPGDRVTVEISPYDFLKGRIVYRER; from the coding sequence GTGGCTAAGGAAGAACCGATCCGTACCGAAGGGCGCATCGTAGAGGCGCTCCCCAACACCCAGTTCATGGTCGAGCTTGAGAACGGCCACAAGGTGCTCGCTCACATCGCGGGCAAGATGCGGAAGAACTTCATCCGGATCGTCCCGGGCGACCGGGTGACCGTCGAGATCTCGCCGTACGACTTCCTCAAGGGCCGCATCGTCTATCGCGAGCGCTGA